The Strix aluco isolate bStrAlu1 chromosome Z, bStrAlu1.hap1, whole genome shotgun sequence genome contains a region encoding:
- the AQP3 gene encoding aquaporin-3, producing the protein MGRQKDVLATIEEHLRIRNKLVRQALAECLGTLILVLFGCGSVAQIVLSRGTHGGFLTVNLAFGFAVMLGILISGQVSGGHLNPAVTFAMCFLAREPWIKLPIYALAQTLGAFLGAGIVFGLYYDAIWAFGSNQLYVTGQNGTAGIFATYPSQHLNTVNGFFDQFIGTASLIVCVLAIVDPYNNPVPTGLEAFTVGFVVLVIGTSMGFNSGYAVNPARDFGPRLFTAIAGWGTEVFWTGKQWWWVPIVAPFLGAIAGVIVYQLMIGCHDEPSPPASEQETVKLANVKHKERV; encoded by the exons ATGGGGAGGCAAAAGGACGTTCTTGCTACTATTGAGGAGCATCTGAGGATCAGAAACAAATTAGTCCGGCAAGCGCTGGCTGAGTGCCTGGGGACACTAATCCTGGTG CTGTTTGGCTGTGGCTCCGTTGCGCAGATTGTGCTCAGCAGAGGGACTCATGGAGGTTTCCTGACTGTCAACCTGGCCTTCGGCTTTGCTGTAATGCTTGGCATTTTGATCTCAGGACAAGTATCAG GTGGACACCTGAACCCAGCTGTCACTTTTGCCATGTGCTTCTTGGCCCGGGAGCCCTGGATCAAGCTACCAATTTATGCCCTGGCCCAAACCCTGGGGGCATTCCTTGGAGCTGGCATAGTCTTTGGGCTGTACTATG atGCCATCTGGGCTTTTGGTAGTAACCAGCTGTATGTAACAGGACAGAATGGCACTGCCGGTATCTTCGCCACCTACCCATCTCAGCATCTGAACACTGTGAATGGATTCTTTGACCAG ttcATTGGCACTGCCTCCCTGATTGTTTGCGTCTTGGCTATTGTTGATCCCTACAACAACCCTGTCCCCACGGGGCTGGAGGCTTTCACAGTTGGCTTTGTTGTCCTTGTTATTGGAACCTCCATGGGCTTCAACTCTGGCTACGCTGTCAACCCTGCCAGGGACTTTGGGCCTCGTCTCTTCACAGCTATTGCTGGTTGGGGCACTGAAGTGTTCTG gACTGGTAAGCAGTGGTGGTGGGTTCCAATTGTTGCTCCTTTCCTTGGGGCCATTGCAGGAGTGATAGTCTATCAGCTGATGATTGGATGTCATGATGAGCCTTCCCCACCTGCTTCTGAGCAGGAAACAGTCAAGCTGGCTAATGTGAAACACAAGGAAAGGGTCTGA